A window of the Miscanthus floridulus cultivar M001 chromosome 14, ASM1932011v1, whole genome shotgun sequence genome harbors these coding sequences:
- the LOC136503842 gene encoding glutaredoxin-C15-like encodes MAERVSRLWTEKLAVIFTTSQCPMCHTVTSLFSELGVCAAVHELDKDPRGREMERELTRRLGRALPVPAFFIGGRLVGSTHKIMSLHLAGKLVPRRHMALNFASSWNVT; translated from the coding sequence ATGGCGGAGAGGGTGTCAAGGCTGTGGACGGAGAAGTTGGCGGTGATCTTCACGACGAGCCAGTGCCCGATGTGCCACACGGTGACGAGCCTCTTCTCCGAGCTGGGGGTGTGCGCGGCGGTGCACGAGCTCGACAAGGACCCGCGCGGCCGTGAGATGGAGCGGGAGCTCACCCGCCGCCTCGGCCGCGCGCTACCCGTCCCCGCCTTCTTCATCGGCGGCAGGCTCGTCGGCTCCACCCACAAGATCATGTCGCTGCACCTCGCCGGCAAGCTCGTGCCCCGACGCCATATGGCTCTGAATTTTGCTAGCAGCTGGAACGTAACGTAA